From Diospyros lotus cultivar Yz01 chromosome 4, ASM1463336v1, whole genome shotgun sequence, a single genomic window includes:
- the LOC127800264 gene encoding bidirectional sugar transporter SWEET1, protein MAISAHVVFGVFGNANGLLLFLAPTITFKRIIANKSTEQFSGVPYVMTLLNCLLSAWYGLPFVSPHNILVTTINGAGAVIESIYVLIFLIFAPKKEKGKILALLTFMLAVFSAVALISLFALHGKHRTIFCGLAASVFSIIMYASPLSIMRMVIKTKSVEYMPFFLSLCVFFCGTSWFIYGLLGKDPFLFVPNGFGSALGTAQLILYAIYRGNKGEAKKPEAEESLEMGLGKPQPDKQSNK, encoded by the exons ATGGCTATTTCTGCTCACGTCGTCTTTGGCGTCTTCG GAAATGCTAATGGCCTCTTGCTCTTTCTGGCCCCGAC GATCACGTTTAAGAGGATCATTGCAAACAAATCGACGGAGCAGTTTTCAGGCGTTCCATACGTGATGACTCTGCTCAACTGCCTCCTTTCTGCTTG GTATGGGCTGCCTTTCGTTTCACCACACAACATCCTGGTGACAACAATCAACGGAGCTGGCGCAGTAATCGAGTCCATCTACGTGCTGATTTTCCTCATCTTTGCACCAAAAAAGGAGAAGGGCAAGATCCTGGCGCTTCTTACTTTCATGCTCGCTGTGTTCTCAGCTGTCGCCCTCATTTCCCTCTTTGCTCTTCACGGCAAGCACAGAACGATCTTCTGTGGCCTAGCCGCCTCCGTCTTCTCCATAATCATGTATGCTTCCCCTCTCTCAATCATG AGAATGGTGATCAAGACAAAGAGTGTGGAGTACATGCCGTTTTTCTTGTCACTGTGTGTGTTCTTCTGCGGCACTTCCTGGTTCATCTATGGGCTGCTAGGGAAGGACCCTTTCCTTTTT GTGCCTAATGGTTTTGGGTCTGCCCTGGGGACAGCACAGCTTATCCTGTATGCCATTTATCGCGGTAACAAGGGTGAAGCCAAGAAACCAGAGGCCGAGGAGTCGCTGGAGATGGGGCTGGGCAAGCCCCAGCCAGACAAACAATCAAACAAATAG